The following are encoded together in the Bradymonas sediminis genome:
- a CDS encoding DUF4105 domain-containing protein, with the protein MRSAWLKIFAAMVFVLACWTSFLPTAAAAPPPWETGHSQPEDLKIKVVIFSPGDEIVSWFGHIAMVVEDPRLNHRRMYNYGMFSFGKGMLAKFAMGRLWFWVGEAPVYRTYEFYKRSNRSVRVLELNLEPEVRQEIAMALAVNVHPDNRDYLYHHYFDNCSTRIRDLIDHAIDGQLSAAAAKPTGQTLRDHTRRHAARNPAVEMLLMFLMNNDIDDPVTRWEEMFLPGELEEVIQELEYVNKAGETVPLVVDELVYFEADIEPTPEEVPTRWPGALALGILLGALGAWLGRGYFGAPTSKGRRVAFGLYNALIGLVIGIPGLALAVMWAITDHTVTYHGENLLLGNPLTFLLLPLGIALAIGSTAARRWLRPLWIVLTGLGLVLLPLKLLPMFNQNIWLPLAFILPILLGLGFVWWRYGGDLEGE; encoded by the coding sequence ATGAGAAGTGCTTGGCTAAAAATATTCGCGGCGATGGTCTTTGTCCTCGCTTGCTGGACGTCATTTCTCCCCACCGCCGCGGCCGCGCCGCCGCCGTGGGAGACCGGGCATAGCCAGCCCGAAGACCTCAAGATCAAGGTGGTCATCTTTAGCCCGGGCGACGAGATCGTGAGCTGGTTTGGCCATATCGCCATGGTGGTCGAGGACCCGCGCCTGAACCACCGGCGCATGTATAATTACGGCATGTTCTCCTTCGGAAAGGGCATGCTGGCAAAATTCGCCATGGGCCGGCTGTGGTTCTGGGTGGGCGAGGCGCCGGTGTATCGCACCTACGAATTCTATAAGCGCTCGAACCGAAGCGTGCGGGTATTGGAGCTCAATTTAGAGCCCGAGGTGCGCCAGGAGATCGCGATGGCGCTGGCCGTCAACGTCCACCCGGACAACCGCGACTATCTCTATCACCATTATTTCGACAATTGCTCCACGCGCATTCGCGACCTGATCGACCACGCGATCGACGGCCAACTCAGCGCCGCCGCGGCCAAACCCACCGGGCAAACCCTGCGCGACCACACGCGCCGCCACGCCGCGCGCAACCCGGCCGTCGAGATGCTGCTGATGTTCCTGATGAATAACGATATCGACGACCCCGTGACCCGCTGGGAGGAGATGTTCTTGCCCGGCGAACTCGAGGAGGTGATCCAGGAGCTCGAATACGTCAATAAGGCCGGCGAGACGGTGCCGCTGGTGGTCGATGAACTCGTGTATTTTGAGGCCGATATCGAGCCCACCCCCGAGGAGGTCCCCACCCGCTGGCCCGGCGCGCTCGCCCTGGGCATCCTGCTCGGCGCGCTGGGCGCGTGGCTTGGCCGCGGCTATTTCGGCGCGCCCACCTCAAAGGGCCGCCGCGTCGCCTTCGGCCTCTATAACGCGCTCATTGGCCTGGTCATCGGCATCCCCGGGCTCGCCCTGGCGGTCATGTGGGCCATCACCGACCACACGGTGACCTACCACGGCGAGAACCTCCTGCTCGGAAACCCCCTGACCTTCTTGCTGCTGCCGCTGGGCATCGCGCTGGCCATCGGCTCCACCGCGGCCCGTCGCTGGCTTCGCCCGCTGTGGATTGTGCTCACGGGCCTCGGCCTGGTGTTGCTGCCGCTCAAGCTATTGCCGATGTTTAACCAGAATATCTGGCTGCCGCTGGCGTTTATCTTGCCGATTTTGTTGGGGCTTGGGTTTGTGTGGTGGCGATATGGTGGGGATTTGGAGGGAGAATAA
- a CDS encoding POTRA domain-containing protein encodes MKRGFLPYRAGLFIALFFAAFIVLGLSGEVRAQSADDSASGAAPAAAPSTRRQMLNTSARKMADEIVSSALSDAGEAEERALADAALAGQRIYRIDLVCDLELCQNPVSVAKLRELSGLYIGMEFSRRALRRAERRLGQTGFFEEMDVSSELDAQGVALEIKARGAVLIRRVEFKGVDGAPFESDLRKLLIYRQAQPYRQDATKAATQLWTLINEFEKFGFFGTKINISVREVLGNKHLVDVVFRIKKGEELEICEMGFRGLRSLNYEAAQEKLLAGHSVLVRRFGITAPKFTTDRFKEGLDALIQHYRELGFFQARIVGRVAKKDPARGCVDMLVDVSEGPQWKVEFRGDVEFPIDDLRAELPFFESGFVDPEEIRRAERAIRQLFETRGYPFAQVRGVEERRDRLDRELIFDIDAGPRLTIEDIVLHGNRHFKSEVLLAEFGTRTFGLFTEGGYLQGEQLLDDLNRLEQYYHERGYLQARATRFELQLLPGKGAMRIHIYIDENPRARVRQVRFRGNRTLTEGILNAEVKVHSGGAVRPLQIRADRSRLVQLYASYGYPLAEVETTCHTLSGEQVPCDAPRLPAGCVAASMEDLDKLCQWSSGAEATRVCPRIRDEEQCVPGGGIRQGEVRVVHTIEEGPFVRVGELLLKGNFNTNTGLIYQELPLRTGDVFDVRELLKGQGNMRSLGIFDSVSVEAIGLDRQAREQDNATAALLISVEESRNRYLDFKFGFEGRDLLSDARRLLVTGETQYNDDNLFGRAQRFRPRVIGAFDSLQLFQAGTESAGLASADPVKALDYLVGAELIYEHPRFLKGWTGVDKLALTISPFYMLDLVGVSEENILREEWGLRLGLRKELRELLERLYVSFGIEGKQAALWTPADPTVDGRRIFSPRRVTGKLIPEVTLDRRDSPLNPSQGYYVQAQPALVSGATLAQGGESAISDAYLRLLMRVSYYLPLTDDLVLGQGIGYGHIIPLFERDRLVTEDERFHLGGGGSVRGFGNDALGPLRNEVPSGGEFMINYNAELRYPLIRQLNVYGAVFFDAGLLVDCFSSTENSATRIGCYEDAFGGEHPFAKVRSAAGLGVRYLIVDQIPLVFDYGMVLDRRPGESFGTLNFNLGYSF; translated from the coding sequence TTGAAAAGAGGATTTCTTCCATACCGCGCTGGCCTGTTCATCGCGTTGTTCTTCGCCGCCTTCATCGTCCTGGGGTTGAGCGGGGAGGTGCGCGCGCAGTCGGCGGATGATTCGGCGTCGGGCGCTGCGCCAGCCGCCGCGCCGTCGACCCGCCGCCAGATGCTCAATACCAGCGCGCGAAAGATGGCCGATGAGATCGTGTCGTCGGCGCTCTCCGACGCCGGCGAGGCCGAGGAGAGGGCACTCGCCGACGCGGCGTTGGCGGGGCAGCGCATCTATCGCATCGATCTGGTCTGCGACCTGGAGCTCTGCCAGAACCCGGTGAGCGTGGCGAAATTACGCGAGCTCAGCGGGCTGTATATCGGGATGGAATTTTCCAGGCGTGCGCTGCGCCGCGCCGAGCGCCGGCTCGGGCAGACCGGTTTTTTTGAGGAGATGGACGTCAGCTCGGAGCTCGACGCCCAGGGCGTCGCGCTCGAGATTAAGGCGCGCGGGGCGGTCCTGATTCGCCGGGTTGAGTTCAAGGGGGTCGACGGCGCTCCCTTTGAGTCGGATCTGCGCAAATTATTGATCTATCGCCAGGCCCAGCCCTATCGCCAGGACGCGACGAAGGCCGCGACCCAATTGTGGACCCTCATCAACGAATTCGAGAAATTCGGGTTCTTTGGCACCAAGATCAATATCTCGGTGCGCGAAGTCCTGGGGAACAAACATCTGGTCGATGTCGTCTTTCGCATCAAGAAGGGCGAGGAGCTCGAGATCTGCGAGATGGGTTTTCGCGGGCTTCGCTCGCTCAACTACGAGGCAGCCCAGGAGAAGCTCCTCGCCGGGCATTCGGTCTTGGTGCGCCGCTTCGGCATCACCGCGCCGAAGTTCACCACCGACCGTTTTAAAGAAGGGCTCGACGCGCTGATTCAGCATTATCGAGAGCTCGGGTTTTTTCAGGCGAGGATCGTGGGCCGGGTGGCTAAAAAAGACCCGGCGCGCGGCTGCGTCGATATGCTCGTCGACGTCTCGGAGGGGCCGCAATGGAAGGTGGAATTCCGGGGCGACGTTGAGTTTCCCATCGACGACCTTCGCGCTGAGTTGCCGTTTTTTGAGTCCGGCTTTGTGGACCCCGAAGAGATTCGGCGCGCCGAGCGCGCGATTCGCCAGCTCTTTGAGACGCGCGGTTATCCCTTCGCCCAGGTGCGCGGCGTCGAGGAGCGGCGCGACCGCCTGGACCGCGAGTTGATCTTCGACATCGACGCCGGCCCGCGGCTGACGATTGAGGATATCGTGCTGCACGGGAATCGGCATTTTAAGAGCGAGGTGCTGCTGGCCGAGTTCGGCACCCGCACCTTCGGGCTGTTCACTGAGGGCGGTTATTTGCAGGGCGAGCAGCTGCTCGATGACCTGAATCGCCTCGAGCAATATTATCATGAGCGCGGTTATTTGCAGGCGCGAGCGACGCGTTTTGAGCTGCAATTATTGCCCGGCAAAGGGGCGATGCGCATCCATATTTATATCGACGAAAACCCGCGGGCGCGGGTTCGCCAGGTGCGTTTTCGCGGCAACCGAACCCTCACCGAGGGGATTCTCAACGCCGAGGTGAAGGTGCACTCCGGCGGTGCGGTGCGGCCGCTGCAAATCCGGGCCGACCGCTCGCGCCTGGTCCAGCTCTACGCCTCCTACGGCTACCCCCTGGCCGAGGTCGAGACGACCTGCCACACGCTCAGCGGGGAGCAGGTTCCGTGCGACGCGCCGAGGCTGCCGGCCGGGTGTGTGGCCGCCTCGATGGAAGACCTCGACAAGCTCTGCCAGTGGAGCTCGGGGGCCGAGGCGACGCGCGTCTGCCCCCGCATTCGCGACGAGGAGCAATGCGTCCCCGGTGGCGGCATCCGCCAGGGCGAGGTTCGGGTGGTCCACACGATCGAAGAGGGGCCGTTTGTCCGAGTCGGTGAGCTCTTGCTCAAGGGGAATTTCAACACCAATACGGGGCTTATTTACCAGGAATTGCCGCTTCGAACCGGCGATGTTTTCGACGTGCGCGAGCTGCTCAAAGGGCAGGGCAATATGCGCTCGCTGGGGATCTTCGACTCGGTCTCGGTCGAGGCGATCGGCCTGGATCGTCAGGCACGTGAGCAGGACAACGCGACCGCCGCGCTGCTGATCAGCGTCGAGGAGAGCCGCAACCGCTATCTGGATTTTAAGTTTGGGTTCGAGGGACGCGACCTGCTCTCGGACGCGCGGCGACTGCTGGTCACCGGCGAGACCCAATATAATGACGATAACCTCTTCGGGCGGGCGCAGCGCTTTCGCCCGCGGGTCATCGGCGCCTTCGACTCGCTGCAATTATTTCAGGCGGGCACCGAGAGCGCGGGGCTGGCGAGCGCGGACCCGGTCAAGGCGCTGGATTATCTGGTCGGGGCGGAGCTGATCTATGAGCACCCGCGTTTTCTAAAAGGGTGGACCGGCGTCGATAAATTGGCGCTGACCATCTCACCCTTTTATATGCTCGACCTGGTGGGGGTGAGCGAGGAGAATATCCTGCGCGAGGAGTGGGGGCTGCGGCTGGGGCTGCGAAAAGAGCTGCGCGAATTGCTCGAGCGCCTCTATGTCTCGTTTGGCATCGAGGGAAAACAGGCGGCGCTGTGGACCCCCGCCGACCCGACGGTTGACGGGCGGCGCATCTTCTCGCCGCGGCGGGTCACCGGCAAGCTGATCCCCGAGGTGACGCTGGATCGCCGCGACAGCCCGCTCAACCCGAGCCAGGGCTATTATGTGCAGGCCCAGCCGGCGCTGGTCTCGGGCGCCACGCTTGCCCAGGGCGGCGAGTCGGCGATCTCGGACGCCTACCTGCGCCTGCTCATGCGCGTGAGCTATTATTTGCCCCTGACCGACGACCTGGTGCTCGGGCAGGGCATTGGGTACGGGCATATCATTCCGCTCTTTGAGCGCGACCGCCTGGTCACCGAGGACGAGCGCTTCCATCTGGGCGGCGGCGGCAGCGTGCGCGGCTTCGGCAATGACGCGCTCGGGCCGCTGCGAAACGAGGTCCCAAGCGGCGGCGAATTTATGATCAATTATAACGCCGAGCTGCGCTATCCGCTGATTCGCCAACTAAATGTTTATGGCGCGGTCTTCTTCGACGCGGGTCTTTTGGTGGATTGTTTTTCTTCGACCGAGAATAGCGCGACGCGCATCGGCTGTTATGAGGACGCGTTTGGCGGCGAGCATCCGTTCGCGAAGGTGCGAAGCGCGGCGGGGCTCGGCGTGCGCTATCTCATCGTCGACCAGATTCCACTGGTATTCGACTATGGCATGGTCCTGGACCGACGCCCCGGCGAGAGCTTCGGGACGTTGAATTTTAATCTGGGCTATTCTTTTTAA
- a CDS encoding translocation/assembly module TamB domain-containing protein yields MPLSGLADEIEFKVFRSHVKIPLIFLVPLAFLVTLYAVVYLGANSAWFRAELSQILHEQLEGQFEFDALAVDPTLTRVHVFGGSLKTPEGEPVIDVEEVHATLNPLVLLAGRLSVADARVRGAHVRTIFDDSGTMGLFKALGMTGEKEDKPKKEGGLSVEFAAIEIIDSKYTFERDGLKFDVPSVNVVDASVAIEPQTILMGIDYLKLPKINFHFDHEFIRMSEERGDWEFSVEDAEMRNWRWANDGFRVESVSMFSHGVHLQAQGRMNFPRGDGPDTPTMVYDASATASVAFWSPLAQYFIGDAVHFSVPQFDVAVRGTLKKIDGGAELYADKIESAGLHFEEVRGRVELHNEWVLMHDVSADVHGGKIVVPKAYVNIFEVRYGAAGHFWNVNPRSLLQDFDVDLSFLDGKAKGGFQVDGAVPFFPEEPSPTDPYRMRDFAARKLADLKVTEDWVLQRANRELVPAARATIKKGGTTWVNFARVVVPQGKVMLDGEPVWVEDLRLAYPTMTFEAGPDGRPVRITSEISDVGPWGALYGLDGLEGAVDVKLDFTGPLATPQAMMTMSNKGGPIRFPGTKIAADDLRLRVELDRGRLRFHEAQLATRVGGASLSGWMDVLDPPTPGILQKGKYDSVFALRRIQPAHLEFKADAIDIGAFNRLTGAIQMPGVGRVPVSGALSAEGELRGTLQKPEVDLVAGLNRASVFGQSIPSAYLKAGMRDLPEHGRSIVVDEFVMDAAEAGAFRGSGRYGLDRKYAFNLEGAGTQFESIAPMKLLPQEMRPEGTLALSLHGAGSLDEPDVSGHITVGELGVGVRDFGDLFLVLTTVDDTLSLAGTAFPLVTLDAQLPLKPGAPYSVRIGMEQLDLGALVPEFTQTAALSNASATGVIEVLMDQDFANWRARATMSKVEVESIGRSIKNDGPLIIEVENGESLTIEQLRIGSGERYLSARGGVSLAPLVFDLQLDGELDLSILNALRSALPEIFPPALVESSGALVLDATFAGPVDALRANGTMDFSGARFVVRGLEDPIYIGDGTVHFGGDRIFVNEDDPIVGSGLGGVVNLTGNLALRGERRGQLMVHGWSHNMKYRLPDTANITFDTDLRLFAQNILDPATWMVRGDVDILDGIYYRNSSVIEQQVTGRVFGAFDRRTTRFEASIFEQVPMLSKIGFDVALRARDGFKVQNQIERLDLDLELRVDLRLRDTLVDPNITGDVEVISGQVGFQGEQFDVRSGTVRFAGEMGNPWVDVIAGADIRNRCRDQAFGDEFQTDLTLSGDLGATREQYYHIMLHLNGYADNLDVQFDSNPYADQRDVLSLLLSGCTVDQLTASSASGPTLEIALGPLLGRIEKEIQDVVKVNEFTIMPGVERTQVRIGDRLSQRLSWNFQLDTGMSEAAGGQRYQLEYKLSDRWAVELSERSKTESNNFLLDLKLKYRLPLN; encoded by the coding sequence ATGCCGCTGAGTGGTCTCGCCGACGAGATCGAGTTTAAGGTATTCCGAAGTCATGTGAAGATCCCGTTGATCTTCCTGGTGCCTTTGGCGTTCCTGGTGACTCTGTATGCGGTGGTCTACCTCGGGGCGAACTCTGCGTGGTTCCGCGCAGAGCTGAGCCAAATCTTGCACGAGCAACTTGAGGGGCAATTTGAATTCGACGCGCTGGCGGTTGACCCCACGCTGACCCGGGTGCACGTCTTTGGCGGGTCTCTAAAGACCCCCGAGGGCGAGCCGGTGATCGACGTGGAGGAGGTCCACGCCACGCTGAACCCGCTGGTTCTTTTGGCGGGCCGGCTGTCGGTCGCCGACGCGCGGGTGCGCGGCGCGCATGTGCGCACGATCTTCGACGACTCCGGGACGATGGGCCTGTTTAAGGCGCTTGGGATGACCGGTGAGAAGGAAGATAAGCCCAAAAAAGAGGGCGGTTTGTCGGTGGAGTTTGCGGCCATCGAGATCATCGATTCCAAATATACCTTCGAGCGGGACGGGCTAAAATTCGACGTGCCCAGCGTCAACGTGGTGGACGCGTCGGTCGCGATCGAGCCGCAGACGATCTTGATGGGCATCGATTATCTGAAGCTCCCCAAGATCAACTTCCACTTCGACCATGAATTCATCCGCATGAGCGAGGAGCGGGGGGATTGGGAGTTCAGCGTCGAGGACGCCGAGATGCGCAATTGGCGCTGGGCCAACGACGGATTTCGGGTCGAGAGCGTGTCGATGTTCAGCCACGGGGTGCACCTGCAGGCGCAGGGGCGGATGAACTTCCCCCGCGGCGACGGGCCCGACACGCCGACGATGGTTTACGACGCCAGCGCCACGGCGAGCGTGGCGTTTTGGAGCCCGCTGGCGCAGTATTTTATCGGTGACGCGGTGCATTTCTCGGTGCCACAATTCGACGTGGCGGTGCGCGGGACGCTCAAGAAAATCGACGGCGGGGCGGAGCTTTACGCCGACAAGATTGAAAGCGCGGGCCTTCATTTCGAGGAAGTGCGCGGCAGGGTCGAGCTTCATAATGAGTGGGTCTTAATGCACGATGTCAGCGCCGATGTGCACGGCGGGAAGATCGTGGTGCCCAAGGCGTACGTCAATATTTTCGAGGTTCGCTACGGCGCGGCGGGGCATTTTTGGAACGTGAATCCGCGCTCGCTCTTGCAGGACTTCGACGTCGACCTGTCGTTTTTGGACGGCAAGGCTAAGGGTGGTTTTCAGGTCGACGGGGCGGTGCCGTTTTTCCCCGAAGAGCCGTCGCCCACCGACCCCTACCGCATGCGCGATTTCGCCGCGCGCAAGTTAGCCGACCTGAAGGTGACCGAGGATTGGGTGCTCCAGCGCGCCAATCGTGAGCTCGTGCCGGCGGCGCGCGCGACCATCAAAAAAGGTGGGACGACCTGGGTGAACTTCGCCCGCGTCGTGGTGCCGCAGGGCAAGGTCATGCTCGACGGTGAGCCGGTCTGGGTCGAAGACCTGCGCCTGGCCTACCCGACGATGACCTTTGAGGCGGGGCCCGATGGGCGTCCGGTGCGGATTACGAGCGAGATCTCGGACGTCGGTCCCTGGGGGGCGCTCTATGGGCTCGACGGGCTCGAAGGGGCCGTCGATGTCAAACTCGACTTTACCGGCCCGCTCGCCACGCCCCAGGCGATGATGACGATGAGCAATAAGGGCGGGCCGATCCGCTTCCCCGGCACGAAGATCGCGGCGGATGACCTGCGCCTTCGGGTTGAGCTCGACCGGGGGCGGCTGCGCTTCCACGAGGCGCAGCTGGCGACGCGTGTGGGCGGGGCGTCGCTGTCGGGTTGGATGGATGTGCTTGACCCGCCGACGCCTGGGATTCTTCAGAAGGGTAAATACGACTCGGTATTTGCGCTTCGCCGCATTCAGCCGGCGCATTTGGAGTTTAAGGCTGACGCGATTGATATTGGCGCGTTTAACCGGCTGACCGGGGCGATTCAGATGCCCGGGGTTGGGCGCGTTCCGGTGTCGGGGGCGTTATCTGCCGAGGGAGAGCTGCGCGGGACGCTGCAGAAACCCGAAGTCGATCTGGTGGCCGGTCTGAACCGGGCCAGCGTCTTCGGGCAGTCGATTCCGAGCGCGTATCTCAAAGCCGGGATGCGCGATTTGCCCGAGCACGGACGCTCCATCGTCGTCGATGAGTTTGTCATGGACGCGGCAGAAGCCGGGGCGTTTCGCGGGTCAGGGCGCTACGGGCTTGACCGTAAATACGCGTTCAATTTGGAGGGGGCCGGGACGCAATTTGAGTCGATTGCCCCGATGAAATTATTGCCCCAGGAGATGCGTCCGGAGGGGACCCTCGCCCTGAGCCTGCACGGCGCCGGGAGCCTCGATGAGCCCGACGTCTCGGGCCATATCACTGTGGGCGAGCTCGGCGTCGGGGTGCGCGATTTCGGCGACCTCTTTTTGGTGCTTACCACCGTCGACGACACGCTCTCCCTTGCCGGCACGGCGTTCCCGCTGGTCACATTGGACGCGCAACTTCCGCTAAAGCCGGGCGCGCCGTATTCGGTGCGCATCGGCATGGAGCAGCTCGACCTGGGCGCGCTGGTGCCCGAGTTTACCCAGACTGCGGCGCTCAGCAACGCCTCGGCGACCGGGGTGATCGAGGTGTTGATGGACCAGGACTTCGCCAATTGGCGCGCGCGCGCGACGATGAGCAAGGTCGAAGTGGAGAGCATCGGCCGCTCGATAAAGAACGACGGTCCGCTCATCATCGAGGTCGAAAATGGCGAGAGCCTGACGATTGAGCAATTGCGCATCGGCAGCGGCGAGCGCTACCTGAGCGCGCGGGGTGGGGTGAGCCTGGCTCCCCTGGTCTTCGACCTGCAACTCGACGGTGAATTAGACCTGTCGATCCTCAACGCCTTGCGCAGCGCGCTGCCCGAGATCTTTCCGCCGGCGCTGGTCGAGTCGAGCGGGGCGCTGGTGCTCGACGCGACCTTCGCCGGCCCGGTCGACGCGCTTCGGGCGAATGGCACGATGGATTTTAGCGGGGCGCGCTTTGTGGTGCGCGGCCTGGAAGACCCGATCTATATCGGCGACGGCACGGTGCATTTTGGCGGCGACCGGATCTTTGTGAACGAGGATGACCCGATCGTGGGCAGCGGGCTCGGCGGCGTGGTCAACCTCACGGGCAACCTGGCGCTGCGCGGCGAGCGCCGCGGGCAATTGATGGTGCATGGGTGGAGCCACAATATGAAATATCGCCTGCCCGATACCGCCAATATCACCTTCGACACCGATCTGCGCCTCTTCGCCCAGAATATCCTGGACCCCGCGACCTGGATGGTGCGCGGGGACGTCGATATTTTGGACGGCATCTATTATCGCAACTCCAGCGTCATCGAGCAGCAGGTCACCGGGCGGGTCTTCGGGGCCTTCGACCGGCGCACCACCCGCTTTGAGGCGAGCATTTTTGAGCAGGTGCCGATGCTCTCGAAGATCGGCTTTGACGTGGCGCTGCGGGCGCGCGACGGCTTTAAGGTGCAAAACCAGATCGAGCGCCTGGACCTGGACCTGGAGCTGCGCGTGGACCTGCGGCTTCGTGATACCCTGGTCGACCCGAATATCACCGGCGACGTCGAGGTTATCTCGGGGCAGGTTGGCTTTCAGGGGGAGCAATTCGACGTGCGCTCGGGGACGGTGCGTTTTGCCGGCGAGATGGGAAATCCGTGGGTCGACGTGATCGCGGGGGCCGATATCCGCAACCGGTGTCGCGACCAGGCGTTTGGCGACGAGTTCCAGACCGATCTCACCCTGAGCGGCGACCTGGGAGCTACGCGCGAGCAATATTACCATATTATGCTGCACCTTAACGGCTACGCCGATAACCTGGATGTCCAATTCGACAGTAACCCCTACGCCGACCAACGCGACGTTTTGAGCTTGCTCCTGAGCGGGTGTACGGTCGATCAATTGACCGCCTCCAGCGCCAGCGGCCCGACCCTTGAGATCGCGCTGGGCCCGCTGCTTGGGCGCATTGAGAAGGAGATTCAGGATGTCGTGAAGGTCAATGAGTTCACGATTATGCCGGGCGTGGAGCGCACCCAGGTGCGCATCGGCGACCGGCTTAGCCAGCGCTTGAGCTGGAATTTTCAGCTCGACACCGGCATGAGTGAGGCGGCCGGCGGCCAGCGCTATCAACTCGAATATAAATTGTCGGACCGATGGGCCGTTGAGCTGAGCGAGCGCAGTAAAACTGAGAGCAATAATTTTCTTTTGGATTTGAAGCTAAAGTATCGACTTCCGCTGAATTAA
- a CDS encoding metallophosphoesterase family protein, translated as MQRIKQRKSIICILLALGCLASGCSDDGAAGTEEQRNLGDIALHSGLSFSLRPGTIDQFTQNSVEARASVPLPQFSLSAGPMPAEQVRITLANIHRDATVRVLREAPLTTRSRSNCPNETSREAIECASTPEHPSCAAPELTRAEGIRSEATLLVDLDACTRRSYTVERGDADAAGSDMVRLAVLGRAASLDELGRALDAATADSPDFVLLLGDAAENSSLNGLRDLDFLLRRVDFPAVMLPGEDELVDGKRARFLEVFGPFDFGWQVGDAQFYAFYSADATLSDDGLSRLRNVLGRMQSNHPTLLFTHTPPTDPLGPRDQGFRSQLQAARVLSLLSESTIDAFFVGHINDRATEDINSIKMYLTSVERSQEYLSVHINGDEINVTRETF; from the coding sequence ATGCAACGAATCAAGCAGCGCAAATCCATCATCTGCATCTTGCTCGCCCTGGGCTGCCTGGCCAGCGGGTGCTCCGACGACGGCGCGGCCGGCACCGAGGAGCAGCGAAACCTGGGCGATATCGCCCTGCATAGCGGGCTCTCGTTTTCGTTGCGCCCCGGCACCATCGACCAATTCACCCAGAACTCCGTCGAAGCCCGCGCCTCGGTACCGCTGCCCCAGTTCAGCCTGAGCGCAGGCCCGATGCCGGCCGAACAGGTACGTATCACGCTGGCAAATATTCACCGCGACGCCACGGTCCGGGTGCTGCGCGAGGCGCCTCTGACCACCCGAAGCCGGTCGAATTGCCCGAACGAAACCAGCCGCGAAGCCATTGAATGCGCGAGCACGCCCGAGCACCCGAGTTGCGCCGCCCCGGAGCTGACGCGCGCCGAGGGGATACGCTCCGAGGCGACCCTTCTGGTGGACCTGGATGCCTGCACGCGCCGCAGCTACACGGTTGAGCGGGGCGATGCCGACGCCGCCGGAAGCGACATGGTCCGCCTGGCCGTCTTGGGCCGCGCGGCCTCGCTCGACGAGCTGGGCCGCGCGCTCGACGCCGCCACCGCCGACTCGCCCGACTTCGTGCTCCTGCTGGGCGACGCGGCCGAGAACTCCAGCCTCAACGGGCTTCGGGACCTCGACTTTTTGCTGCGACGCGTCGACTTTCCGGCCGTGATGCTCCCCGGAGAAGACGAATTAGTCGACGGCAAACGCGCGCGCTTTTTGGAGGTCTTTGGCCCCTTCGACTTCGGCTGGCAAGTGGGTGACGCGCAGTTTTATGCCTTCTATTCGGCCGACGCCACGCTGAGCGATGACGGACTGAGCCGGCTGCGAAATGTGCTCGGGCGCATGCAATCCAACCACCCGACCCTGCTCTTTACCCACACGCCGCCCACCGACCCCCTCGGCCCCCGAGACCAGGGCTTTCGCAGCCAGCTCCAGGCCGCGCGCGTCCTCTCACTCTTGAGCGAGTCGACCATTGACGCGTTTTTCGTCGGCCATATCAACGACCGCGCCACCGAGGATATCAACTCGATTAAGATGTACCTGACCAGCGTCGAGCGAAGCCAAGAGTACCTCTCGGTCCATATTAATGGCGACGAAATCAACGTGACCCGCGAGACGTTCTAG